In Cheilinus undulatus linkage group 3, ASM1832078v1, whole genome shotgun sequence, the genomic window GGAGTGAAAACGATGGGACGTCTTACTGCTCCATATCATTATCATTTTGCAGAGTTTTCATTGCCAGACCCCACAAAGTCACACTGGAGATAAACTGTCCTTCACTGGACCTGTAGGACCCACTACTGGGTCTACTAGAAGGAGTCAGAGAACTGCAGTGATTGTCTGAAGGGGGCAGGTACGGCCTTCCCACTACACCTCTGCCCATCTCCACTGACATGTTCCCGTTCTCCACGTATGGACCGTACACCACCTCCTGAGGCAGGTGGGGCTTTGCCAGCTTCATGTGGTCTGTAGCAGTCAGAGGTGCACTCTTGTCCTGGTGgctggaggagaggaggtggTGGGGCACCAGAGAACGAAGCTCTGGAAGTGGGGTGGGGGTAGAGGCTGGGCTGAGGTGCATGCTGGGTGATGGAGTGTCTATATGTGACGCTTGTTGAGATGGTGAAGGAGCAGACTGTGGGGGTTTCTCTAACCCTGCATGGGGCATCATGCTGGGAAAATGCTCCTCACTGGTAGCTGCAGGTCTACTGTGGCTGACAGAACCTGCGACTGAGGCCGCTCCATCTGAACCCCTAGGTGGGTCTGTGTTTTCTGTTGCTGGGCTTTCAGCTGGAGCTCCTTTACAGTGTGAAGTGCTGTGTCTCCTCAGCATGGCCGAGCGGGTGAAGCTCTTTCCACAGGCGTTACACGCATACGGCTTCTCACCAGTGTGTGAGCGAATGTGACGCTGCAGATCCCCTGAGCCAATAAAACACTTCCCTGTGTAGATTCAAAACacagattaaatgtaaaaacagtgttctcacagtagctacagtacAAACAAGATTATAAATGCTGAGTGTTGTTCTATGTTTAAACTTTAAGCACAAAAATCAAGTCCACAAGAAAAAGTTTTAATGTctcaaaaattgatttaatttttatttgtatttttaaatgaattatgcCAAATAACCAGGTGGCTAACTACATTGGCTCAATTTGCTATATGCAAGCAGGTATGTTTTGTACTATAATAACTTACAACCTTAACAGAGCATCAAATACCCAAGCAGCATTATCCAGTGTTGAAAAATTAAACCAAttcagaagtaaaaaaaaaaaacaactagtTGCTCAAGTCTCCACTTGAGACTGCTTCCAAAAGCCCCGGAAGTCTTGTAAACGCCTGTGAACATAGTCCCATTTAAACATCAGAAGCAAACACGTTTACAGCATGGTactatatttaaatacatttttgctctCTATAACTAGTTTCTTCATTCATAATGAGGCTAGAGTGGATGATTTATTTTACTCATCTGTTTTAATCATATTAAGGAACATAAGTATGTAAAGTTTGCATTACTAGGGGTGGTTGAGTTGCAGGAGACTTATGGACCACCTCAACCCCACCACTCTTCCTGCTTCTAGACTGAAAGTTAGGGGATGCTCAGACAATTCCCTACCAGTGATTAATGATCTGTTTTGGGCATTCAGACTATACGTGTAATTTATCACGTAGGTTTACACGATACATTTAAAGGAACGCTGCATGTTACTACTTTTTGACATTATCAAATCAACATTAGTGTTTTCAAGCATATGTTGTGTAAAGAAACCCACTAGATTGCTACATTTTGAAGATAATGTAAAAGATAGAGTCATCTGTAAGCTGATTTCATCTGGATGCATTATTCTTTGTCTCACATCTTTTCTAATATACTCACCTTGATCTACATGCAGTTACTTGTTTCTTAATGTCCTCCGTGCTAAAACTGCAATTGGTTTTAAAATTGAATTTGTTTTAAGGATGAAACTTGAGATAGGCAGAGCAATGCATTCATatgacatcactacccagaaagcatttcagaaaaatgacaGCCTACACAGTTGCTTACATaattttttccataattttttagAATTGACTTGAAAATTTAGAAACCAAAAGTTTCTTTATATGATATACAtagtttggcaaagcatgacatcacgacagaacagcctgccattgaaAGTCGAAGcccttgtaaaaaaaacaatatggtggAAAGCAGCtgctagtggcagaaatgattaaaaacattataaaaaatcaataaaaagacgtccaatattggagttactggtgtggatttaatctttcaAGAAACTTGAAAGTAACCCAAGTTTCAGGCTACCAAGAAAAGCCTCTGTAAGGGCtgcaaaggcatggatagcatcattagaatgatACAGTGGAAAACAAGGATTTATGgtttaaaacttaaataaccttttgtaacctgtgtctcttctggTTGTTCTGTTGTTTCTAAAAACCAATCTGGATAAAGGCCTCCCAGACCCCCTCTGTTTGCAGTCTGAGCTATTGGATATTATACAATCTTCAGAAAGCATTGATATGCATCCACATCTAGCCATAAGGATTACCTCTTCGTATCTGAATGCCCACTGATGCATAGAATAAACAGGGCATTAGGTTGATATAGCACCAATATAGTGATCTTCAAAGGCTTCTGAACACCTCTCCTGAAACCAATGGTTGACTTCTTGGAGACTACGTCCATATTTAATACAGTCTATAAAAATACTTCACATGGACTAAGCTGCTGAGAGAGCACATGCAGTGCAGTGACAGACAATCATGAATCAAAATTAGAGTTTCAATGTTATGACCAGCTGGTGTACCCAAGTACTCTCTATATGAAACACCTTCTCTTGAAGGGCAGCTGCAGAATCTAAAAAGATAGTGTACACAATTTGAAAACAGGGTCTAATTAAGCTTCACAGTGTGTGCACATTATGCTTCAAGCCTTTGTTTGCCTTCAGTTTTGCTAATTTAAGCATGCAAACAGTGCCTTTTCATAAAAGATTCCttcatttaaaagtcaaactgattTTTGGCCCTACAGCAGAAAATGACCAAGATATTCCATATTTAAATAAGAACACCGTAATGGACACTGACATCAAAGTCAGCAGTTAGCACATGGTTCTTATGCTTGGCAAACCcaacaaaaaaagttgtttGCTAATCATGTCAGCTCTAGAACAGTGTTTTGCTACAGCTACGGCATCTACAGTGAAATCATTGTTAATCATTTGAACACGTAGTAGACACTATCTCTTACCACAGGTAGCACAGCTGTGTGGTTTTTCCCCTGCATGGCGAGCCTTGTGCTTCAGaagttttctgtgtgtgttgaaGGATTTTCCACACTGGTCACATGTGAATGTCTTGTCTGTGGCATGAGTCCTCTTGTGCTCTTTGAGGTTACTCAAGTTGTTAAATCCTGGGAGACAAAGAGTaccacaaaaaatatatttaagtaaCAATATGTGTCTGATTTTCCCTCTGGTTCTGTAAACTAAGCTCAAGGCCCTATCATACATTagttaagatttattttaagaCAGAGACCAGCATATAAGACGCATATATGGCTGGATTACAGTAGTACTTTATACAATTTCTACTGGGACAGAAAACGTTTACCTCGACCACAAATATCACATAGATGCGGCTTTTCTCCTGTGTGGACCACTTTGTGACGCTGGACATCACCTGATGctgtaaaactaaaaaacatggaaatgacTGAATTTATAGGCCTTCGAGGACTATCACAGCTGTGTAATGCAGGGAAAATATTGCATAACTAGACTTTAAGTGCAGTTATGAAGCTCTTAAGGGTCATTAAAGGATACTTCATAAAATACATGtagagaaaattaaaatataaagcaATATTATTGATAGAATGGGCTTACCTTTTACCACATAACTCACAGATGTATGGTTTCTCCCCAGAGTGTCGCCGCAAATGTGTCTGCAAGTTTCCAGCCTAAAAAGCATAACACAGTGACTCAGAACTATTTTTATCTGAATTGTACATTTAACAATATCTTCtaaatcagaataaaataccAGATGGTACCTGCGAGAAGTTTCTCCCACACACATTACACTGAAAGGGCTTCTCACctgcaacaaaaaaaggtttGCTTTTCAAAGATTGTGCTTAAATTACTACAGTTATATGaaaatttcacaattttaaaaactctgaATACCTGTATGCGAGCGTTTGTGAAGCTCCAGGTTGCTTGGGTGTTTGAAGATCTTCCCACACACCTCACAACAATATTGCTTGTGTCCTGTCTGCTGTGGCGCCTCTGGCACAGTCtccatgttttgctgctcttgGTTTACAGGCGGAGGGCTGGGAAGTTGTGCATCCGTTGCTGTCTCAGGAACCTCCTCCTGGGCTTCATTATGGTCCTCAGCAGGAGCTTGTGAAACTTCTGTTTGGACCACAGACTCCACTTGATGACTCTCTTTGGGGCAGCTGAGGACAGGGTCACTGACTGATTCTGCAAACATCTCCTCCAAAGCCTTCTGAGAGCGGAGGTAGTTGTATTTCTTCAGGTACACGGCCTTTTTAGGGCGCACCGGCTTGTTGAGAAGGGAGTCTGCAGAGTTGGAGCTGGGGGTGTTTAAATTATCTGATGGTGTTAAAGTGGAGACTGGGTTCTTTTCTATTGCCACAGATGTACAGGGAGGGTTGGGCTGAGTGGGGTTTCCTGAGCATATGGGAGTGTGGCTGACCCCAGGCTGACACTGCTGATCTTCACCCAGCACCAAAGGGCCTGGGCCTTGATTTGAGGCAGCCATATTAGTTTGAATCGCACTTTGTTTGAAGTACTGCTTACTGTAGAAGTTACGGAGCTTGTAACCATGGACTAGCTGTTTCTCTACAGGTGCCTGACTGCTGCTAGCTGTGTCACAGTTCTGGCTGCTATGAAGCACAGAAACAGGCATCCTTTTGGTATGGTCCAGGTCACTGCTGAAGCCAGGCCTCTGGGTTTCTGAGGGGCAGTGGAGATCAAcatcatgaggaagactgctcCCTAAAAGGCAGTCATGCTCAGAGCCCAGCATGCCTGGTAGAGAAAATGATGAGATTTCCACTGGTGGAGGGCATGGCTTCAGGAAGGCATTGCACATGCTCTGTACATTTGGAACCTGCAAACACTGTGCAATGTCCAGAAGTGCTTGAACATTATCTTGGTTGATGTCAAGATGGGAGGTGTACATGTAGTCCAGTATTTGCCCAATGCCACCTACATCCTGGATAACCAAGTTGAACACTTCATTCTTCTGGCTGGGGGAATTTTGGAATAAAGACCTAGAAAGATCATAGTGGAACTGTTCACACTGGGACATTCCAAACATGAGTTTTAATAATAAAAGACGGCACTCTCAATCAGTGGCTGAAAAAGTAgaagactattgtactcaagtaaaattacagttactttggttaaaatgtacttaagtagaagCAAAACTACTGGTCTAAAGATTAGAAGTAAAGTATTTCATTTAAGGTTTACAcagagtactgagtagctactgaggacatgtgcaaaaaatatatatttctctAATGGTAGGGATGCACGTTATTAGATTTTTTGTAGGTATCTGATACTGTTACTAAattatttaaaggtcacatatttcactcctttaaaacaagtttatattagtctcagaggtccctaaaacatgcctgtgaagtttgttaatgaaaaacactccagtattggatttttgcatgtctagaaacccctctgtttcagccctgctcagaacgagctgtttctatgtctgtggctttaaatgtaaatgagctgtctgactccactcctgactccgcccctctcatgaaatggatgtggcttaatggatgtggctctcctgatcaggaCTTTCTTCCATGCTGGGAGGGTCAACTGAACCtaggggtggtgctaactcccaacatgacatcatcaggggaAAATCTGTacatggcttgtttcagcacacattttctgacaggTGGAGTGGGGTGGGTAGATTTTTCTGATTATcgggggggattgtggacagggcaggggcacatatttttgctagaaaagcctgaaaaagtgtattttgcataatatgtgacctttaagtcaATAACGATATTAATACagaaattcatgaaataaccatgaacagatttgagtctttaaaacacattttaaagcgCAAGGAATGgcgatgaataaagaaaaagacttcagctcaTGTAGGCCTGTTGGTCCAACAAAAACTCCActagcttttttttcttatggccaatatttacagctgatatagacagacTTTTATAGACAAAATACTGGTTgcaaatatcggcagaaattttcacaTCTACAGATACCGATATCAtactgataatatcatgcatccccaCCAAATGTAAATAACATCTTGAGAATTTGGATCTCAAACCAGGTTCTGGTTAAGTCATCActttataataaagtgaaatgaaatggCTGTtgtgggatgtgatgtggaatcattccaTCTTTACGTGCAACTGAACATTATGTACTGTCAAAGCCAAACAACTAGCCAAACACTAGCAAAAAGTATGCTGAGAGATGAAATGTGGTagtaaactaaactaacaacaAATTGCAGTtgataaatatataaattagGGCTTTCAAATAATTAAACAGTCTTACAGCttaatcaagattaatctcagaatttctttaGTCAATCGTGTTTAATCTCcccattttgaaattccagtattttgcatttaaaatcgtcttttttcattttgcttttttaccaTGTCAAACTGAAGTCAATTAACTTCTTGTTTGGACAAAGAcctaactttattttgaaagaaaacaagaaaccTTGGCTAAATTGAAGATTACGACATGAACTTAACAaaaaaggactttttattgataaaaaagGAAGTAAGGTAACAGCAAAACAGTTTATGTTTGAAAACACTAGATAGAGGTGAAGTTTGACACTactctgagctgtctgagttgtTTTAACAGGTGAGTAAGACATTAAGCAGCATTGGTTTACATATTTTACATAACTTTGTGTGCAGGGAAGcattgcagtggcttaaccagtGTGCTGAAAAGGGACagtaaagcatgtgattaacaGTGATTAAATagattaatgcactaattatggaccttaattaattacgattattgcaacaaggctgacagccctaatacatatatttcacaaaaactgcTGTACTGTAATACTATCATGATCATAGGCCACATCACATATTGGACCACATCAGGAGTTATCCTCTGATTCCCATTCCTTTACTTAGTTAGAGATATTCATATGCTGttgtaaagaaataaatgcaCCTGAAATAAGAGCTGAAAGCAGCCAAGACGTTTTTGTGGGCTTTGAAGCAGACACCTTTGACCACCAGCATGCAGTCACACAGCAGCCCCTGGATCCTCTGCtcctggagctgctgcaggaGGTAGGAGCTGTGGCTGGACAGAGGGTCCATGGTCACTCAATCTCCAACTTCTCCATCAAAAGAACTAGACAAGAGGACAAATGAAATACAGCAACGCAATACATGGGAAATCCAACGGTACTGCTACTGCTTAGGAAACAGAAAGTTTACGATTAATTCCAATGATTTGGTCATACCGTTAGTTTTAAAGGGCAATATTCATGTTTATGATT contains:
- the zbtb49 gene encoding zinc finger and BTB domain-containing protein 49; translated protein: MDPLSSHSSYLLQQLQEQRIQGLLCDCMLVVKGVCFKAHKNVLAAFSSYFRSLFQNSPSQKNEVFNLVIQDVGGIGQILDYMYTSHLDINQDNVQALLDIAQCLQVPNVQSMCNAFLKPCPPPVEISSFSLPGMLGSEHDCLLGSSLPHDVDLHCPSETQRPGFSSDLDHTKRMPVSVLHSSQNCDTASSSQAPVEKQLVHGYKLRNFYSKQYFKQSAIQTNMAASNQGPGPLVLGEDQQCQPGVSHTPICSGNPTQPNPPCTSVAIEKNPVSTLTPSDNLNTPSSNSADSLLNKPVRPKKAVYLKKYNYLRSQKALEEMFAESVSDPVLSCPKESHQVESVVQTEVSQAPAEDHNEAQEEVPETATDAQLPSPPPVNQEQQNMETVPEAPQQTGHKQYCCEVCGKIFKHPSNLELHKRSHTGEKPFQCNVCGRNFSQAGNLQTHLRRHSGEKPYICELCGKSFTASGDVQRHKVVHTGEKPHLCDICGRGFNNLSNLKEHKRTHATDKTFTCDQCGKSFNTHRKLLKHKARHAGEKPHSCATCGKCFIGSGDLQRHIRSHTGEKPYACNACGKSFTRSAMLRRHSTSHCKGAPAESPATENTDPPRGSDGAASVAGSVSHSRPAATSEEHFPSMMPHAGLEKPPQSAPSPSQQASHIDTPSPSMHLSPASTPTPLPELRSLVPHHLLSSSHQDKSAPLTATDHMKLAKPHLPQEVVYGPYVENGNMSVEMGRGVVGRPYLPPSDNHCSSLTPSSRPSSGSYRSSEGQFISSVTLWGLAMKTLQNDNDMEQ